One region of Bactrocera neohumeralis isolate Rockhampton chromosome 5, APGP_CSIRO_Bneo_wtdbg2-racon-allhic-juicebox.fasta_v2, whole genome shotgun sequence genomic DNA includes:
- the LOC126759417 gene encoding glucose dehydrogenase [FAD, quinone] gives MNELCNWLLRLLILAAALVASSCAQSSQTQHLQQVLGIGLENLILSTLYNDAPRQNASYDFIIVGAGPAGCVLANRLSENPNWTVYLIEAGGVEGMFHQMPVLAAYLQGTHSNWGYKSTPQKRACFGMNNNECFLPRGKVLGGTSSINYMIYNRGNKRDFDRWAAAGNKGWSYAEVLPYFLKSEAANLAGLEDSQYHNHTGPLSVEDVQYRTPAVHAYLKGAQQAGHPRTDYNGESQIGASYVQANTLRGRRHSAYRAYIEPIRYQRKNLHIVTMTRVTRVLIDPVTKRATGVELMYRNKYYKVRARKEVILSAGAFNSPQLLMLSGVGPADNLKAIGVPIVKELPVGKLLYDHMCHFGPTFTVNTDRQLLNIAHLNSTVVKSFLLGNPTTMLSSIGGVEALTFFKVPSSKEPVDMPDMEIITVAGSLAADQGTALKQGANFKDELYDKVYRPLQVSGQDHFSFLIMQFHPKSVGRMWLHNRNPFEWPRINPKYFRNADDVQFMLEGIKEAIRITQTPAMQALGTRIHDIPLPGCEQHNFGTDDYWRCSIRTLSYTLHHQVATCRMGPESDPSTVVNAELKVHGIKHLRVVDTSIIPFPPTAHTNAASYMIGEKAADMIRGDWQ, from the exons ATGAACGAGCTCTGCAATTGGTTGTTGAGGCTTTTAATTTTAGCGGCAGCGCTGGTTGCATCGAGTTGCGCGCAGTCTTCGCAGACACAGCATTTACAGCAAGTGCTTGGCATCGGCTtggaaaatctaattttatCTACGCTCTATAATGACG CGCCGCGTCAAAATGCCAGCTACGACTTCATTATAGTTGGCGCCGGGCCAGCTGGTTGTGTGCTCGCCAATCGTCTGTCCGAAAATCCTAACTGGACGGTTTACTTGATCGAGGCGGGCGGTGTAGAGGGCATGTTTCATCAGATGCCCGTGCTCGCTGCGTATCTGCAGGGCACACATTCCAATTGGGGCTACAAGTCGACACCGCAGAAACGCGCCTGCTTTGGCATGAATAACAATGAGTGCTTCTTGCCGCGCGGCAAGGTGTTGGGCGGCACCAGCTCCATCAACTATATGATCTACAATCGCGGCAATAAACGCGACTTTGATCGTTGGGCTGCTGCAGGCAATAAAGGTTGGTCATATGCGGAAGTCTTGCCGTACTTTCTTAAATCGGAAGCCGCAAACCTGGCTGGTTTGGAGGACTCACAATATCACAATCATACCGGACCGCTGAGCGTGGAGGATGTGCAGTATCGCACACCAGCAGTGCATGCTTATTTGAAGGGCGCGCAGCAAGCTGGACATCCACGCACAGACTACAATGGTGAGTCGCAAATAGGGGCGTCCTATGTGCAAGCCAATACGCTGCGCGGTAGACGTCATAGCGCATATCGCGCTTACATTGAGCCGATAcgttatcaaagaaaaaatctaCATATTGTGACAATGACGCGCGTCACGCGTGTGTTAATAGATCCCGTTACAAAACGTGCGACCGGTGTAGAACTCATGTACCGCAATAAGTACTATAAGGTGCGCGCACGCAAAGAGGTCATACTCTCAGCAGGCGCCTTCAACTCACCACAACTTTTGATGTTATCCGGCGTAGGACCCGCAGACAATCTGAAAGCTATCGGTGTACCCATAGTGAAGGAACTACCGGTGGGTAAATTACTCTATGATCACATGTGTCACTTTGGACCCACGTTTACGGTCAATACAGATAGACAACTGCTCAACATAGCGCATCTCAATTCCACCGTGGTAAAGTCATTTCTGCTCGGCAATCCCACCACTATGCTATCTTCCATTGGCGGCGTAGAGGCGCTCACATTTTTCAAGGTGCCCAGCTCTAAGGAACCCGTAGATATGCCTGATATGGAGATCATCACAGTAGCCGGTAGCTTAGCCGCCGATCAAGGCACTGCCCTCAAACAGGGCGCAAACTTCAAAGACGAACTCTACGACAAAGTTTATCGTCCACTACAAGTCTCAGGACAGGATCATTTCAGTTTTCTTATCATGCAGTTCCATCCGAAATCTGTGGGTCGTATGTGGTTACACAACCGTAATCCTTTCGAGTGGCCACGCATAAACCCTAAATACTTCCGCAATGCGGATGATGTACAGTTCATGTTGGAGGGTATTAAGGAGGCCATACGCATTACGCAAACACCAGCGATGCAAGCATTGGGCACACGCATACACGATATACCGTTACCCGGCTGCGAACAGCATAACTTTGGCACTGACGACTACTGGCGCTGTTCCATACGCACGCTCTCCTACACACTGCATCACCAAGTGGCCACATGTAGAATGGGACCCGAAAGTGATCCCAGCACTGTTGTCAATGCCGAGTTGAAAGTGCACGGCATAAAGCATTTGCGTGTCGTCGATACCAGCATCATACCTTTCCCGCCCACGGCGCACACCAACGCGGCGTCGTATATGATCGGAGAGAAAGCAGCCGATATGATACGCGGCGACTGGCAGTGA
- the LOC126758055 gene encoding glucose dehydrogenase [FAD, quinone]-like, with protein MEFVSLALTFVALCLNSTAANTILDNIFQLGLANVIEQFNTPTPQHNAAYDFIIVGGGAAGCTLANRLSENPNWSVVLLEAGGVENIAHRIPITAGFLQGTHSNWGYKSVPQKLACFGMNNNECALPRGKILGGTSSINYMIYNRGNRRDYDGWAAAGSKGWSYDEVLPYFLKSENAQLSGLEWSPYHNHSGPLNVEDVGYRTQFSHAFVRGAQQAGHPYTDYNGESQVGVSYVQATTQNGRRHSAYRAFIRPVRRVRRNLSIFTFAQVLRVLVDPQTKVAYGVEFLHQKKQYIFKAHKEVILSAGAFNSPQLLMLSGIGPADNLNAIGIPVIQELPVGKRMYDHMSHIGPVFLTNTTGQTTYPTSITLSDIKRFFLFGDRNTRLSSIGGVECLAFVKIPSSQRPSDWPDVELITVLGGMASDDGTGLKEGGNIRQDLYDQLYLPLQLARQEHFTVLIMDFHPRSVGRLWLHNRDPLRWPIIDPKYFSNEEDIEHLLEGIKAAIRIGETPAMKRIGARLYDKPVPGCENYLFGSDDYWRCSIRTLSYTLHHQVATCRMGSPTDDTTVVDPQLKVHGIRKLRIVDTSIIPFPPTAHTNAPAFMIGEKAADLIRAEWEANFWLQN; from the exons atgGAATTTGTAAGCTTAGCGCTGACTTTTGTTGCCCTGTGCTTGAACTCAACGGCTGCCAACACGATTTTAGATAACATTTTTCAATTGGGACTCGCGAATGTCATTGAACAATTCAATACGCCAA cACCCCAACACAATGCCGCTTACGACTTTATAATAGTGGGTGGTGGCGCCGCTGGCTGCACGCTAGCCAACAGGCTCTCGGAGAATCCGAACTGGTCGGTGGTTTTACTTGAGGCAGGCGGCGTCGAGAACATTGCACATCGTATTCCCATAACGGCAGGTTTTCTGCAAGGCACACACTCAAATTGGGGCTACAAATCGGTTCCACAGAAACTCGCTTGCTTCGGCATGAACAACAACGAGTGTGCATTGCCACGTGGCAAGATTTTGGGCGGCACAAGTTCCATCAATTATATGATCTATAATCGCGGTAACAGACGCGATTATGACGGCTGGGCAGCTGCAGGCAGTAAAGGCTGGTCATATGACGAGGTGTTACCGTATTTTCTCAAATCGGAGAATGCACAGTTGTCCGGCTTGGAATGGTCGCCCTACCACAATCATTCGGGCCCATTGAATGTTGAAGATGTCGGTTATCGCACACAGTTTTCGCACGCCTTTGTGCGTGGTGCACAACAAGCCGGACATCCATACACCGATTATAATGGCGAATCGCAAGTGGGCGTGTCATATGTGCAGGCGACAACACAGAATGGACGGCGACACAGCGCATATCGTGCTTTCATCAGACCAGTGCGACGTGTGCGTCGGAATTTGAGTATTTTTACTTTCGCTCAGGTTTTGCGTGTGCTCGTGGATCCACAGACGAAGGTGGCGTATGGCGTGGAGTTTCTGCATCAGAAAAAACAGTACATTTTCAAAGCGCACAAGGAAGTTATATTGTCCGCGGGCGCCTTTAACTCGCCGCAACTTCTGATGTTGTCCGGCATAGGACCTGCGGATAATCTAAACGCTATTGGCATTCCCGTGATACAAGAACTGCCTGTAGGCAAGCgcatgtatgatcacatgtcgCACATAGGTCCTGTGTTTCTTACCAACACGACCGGACAAACGACATATCCGACCAGCATTACATTAAGCGATATCAAACGTTTCTTCTTATTCGGCGATCGAAACACGCGTCTCTCAAGCATTGGCGGTGTGGAATGTCTGGCTTTCGTTAAAATACCCAGTTCACAAAGACCATCCGATTGGCCTGATGTGGAGCTGATCACAGTATTAGGTGGCATGGCTTCCGACGATGGTACAGGACTTAAGGAAGGCGGCAACATACGTCAAGATCTTTACGATCAACTCTATTTGCCACTACAACTCGCACGCCAAGAACATTTTACCGTGCTCATCATGGACTTTCATCCGCGTTCAGTGGGACGGTTGTGGTTACACAATCGCGATCCCCTAAGGTGGCCAATCATCGATCCGAAGTACTTTTCCAACGAAGAAGATATCGAACATCTTTTGGAAGGTATCAAGGCCGCCATACGCATAGGCGAAACACCGGCTATGAAGCGTATTGGCGCGCGTTTGTATGACAAACCGGTGCCCGGTTGTGAAAATTACCTTTTTGGCAGTGACGACTATTGGCGTTGTTCTATACGCACTTTGTCATATACGCTGCATCATCAGGTGGCCACCTGCCGCATGGGTTCACCAACGGATGATACTACAGTTGTGGATCCGCAGTTAAAGGTGCATGGCATACGAAAATTACGCATCGTGGACACGAGCATCATACCCTTCCCGCCAACGGCACATACGAATGCGCCGGCGTTTATGATTGGCGAGAAGGCGGCAGATTTAATACGCGCTGAGTGGGAAGCTAATTTCTGGTTGCAAAACTGA
- the LOC126759458 gene encoding serine/threonine-protein phosphatase 4 catalytic subunit encodes MTDYSDLDRQIEQLKRCEIIRENEVKALCAKAREILVEEGNVQRVDSPVTVCGDIHGQFYDLKELFKVGGDVPEKNYLFMGDFVDRGYYSVETFLLLLALKVRYPDRITLIRGNHESRQITQVYGFYDECLRKYGSTAVWRYCTEIFDYLSLSAIIDGKIFCVHGGLSPSIQYLDQIRTIDRKQEVPHDGPMCDLLWSDPEDQTGWGVSPRGAGYLFGSDVVSQFNRTNDIDMICRAHQLVMEGFKWHFNETVLTVWSAPNYCYRCGNVAAILELNEYLHRDFVIFEAAPQESRGIPSKKPQADYFL; translated from the exons ATGACCGATTATAGCGATTTGGATCGCCAGATTGAGCAGCTGAAACGCTGTGAAATAATCAGAGAAAATGAAGTAAAGGCACTATGTGCCAAGGCCCGCGAAATACTCGTTGAAGAGGGAAATGTGCAGCGTGTTGATTCGCCAGTCACAGTGTGTGGTGATATTCACGGACAGTTTTATGATCTTAAAGAATTATTTAAAGTTGGTGGTGATGTACCCGAAAAGAATTATCTATTCATGGGAGATTTCGTCGACCGGGGTTACTATAGTGTCGAAACATTTCTGCTGTTATTAGCGCTTAAAGTACGTTATCCAGATCGCATCACATTGATACGTGGCAACCACGAATCACGCCAAATCACACAAGTTTACGGATTCTACGACGAATGTTTGCGTAAATATGGATCGACGGCTGTTTGGCGCTATTGTACCGAAATCTTTGACTATCTCAGTCTTTCGGCTATCATTGACGGAAAGATATTCTGCGTGCATGGTGGCCTGTCGCCTTCAATACAGTATTTAGATCAAATAAGAACGATTGATCGCAAGCAAGAGGTACCTCATGATGGACCCATGTGTGATTTATTATGGAGTGACCCTGAAGATCAGACGGGTTGGGGCGTGTCACCACGAGGAGCTGGCTATTTATTTGGTTCAGATGTTGTGTCGCAATTTAACCGCACCAACGACATTGATATGATCTGCCGCGCCCATCAATTGGTCATGGAAGGATTCAAATGGCATTTTAATGAGACTGTACTAACGGTTTGGTCGGCGCCGAACTACTGTTATAG ATGTGGAAATGTGGCAGCAATTTTGGAATTAAATGAGTACCTGCATCGAGACTTCGTCATTTTCGAAGCCGCGCCTCAAGAAAGCAGGGGTATACCATCTAAAAAACCGCAAGCCGATTATTTCCTCTAA